Proteins co-encoded in one Stutzerimonas stutzeri genomic window:
- a CDS encoding GGDEF domain-containing protein: MTKKSSGKDVAVTRRVEMQHLRQAHLLDHVDEPCLRLLQELFKPCLIDTGHVLLSPLQANHYLYLVLDGELAVHLDSLDGQPVRAIGAGDCAGEISFMDGLPPSAYVVALVPSRLLRLHRSSLWVLTRSPQLMQNLTELLCHRVRLSDRLIINSEQNANIDALTGSFNRRWLEHIYNRESTRCAFNGQPLALLMLDVDQFKDYNDRHGHLAGDHALCLVVDTLAKLLRPADSLVRYGGEEFVVLLPDMTLSDARNIGERLRQSIEAISSFRSSLGTLPGVTISIGVAPMRPADDLKTLIHAADQALYQAKAQGRNRVCG, translated from the coding sequence ATGACGAAGAAGTCTTCCGGCAAGGATGTCGCCGTCACGAGACGTGTCGAAATGCAGCACCTTCGACAGGCCCACTTGCTCGATCATGTCGACGAGCCCTGCCTGCGCCTCCTGCAGGAACTGTTCAAGCCATGCCTGATCGACACCGGCCATGTCCTGCTGTCGCCATTGCAAGCCAACCACTACCTTTATCTGGTACTCGATGGCGAACTCGCTGTTCACCTCGATTCGCTCGATGGCCAACCGGTGCGGGCCATCGGCGCCGGCGACTGCGCCGGCGAAATCAGTTTTATGGACGGCTTGCCACCCTCGGCCTATGTCGTGGCGCTGGTCCCTTCGCGGCTGTTGCGCCTGCACCGCAGTTCCCTGTGGGTGCTCACGCGCTCGCCGCAACTCATGCAGAACCTCACCGAGTTGCTCTGCCACCGCGTTCGCCTGAGTGATCGCCTGATCATCAACAGCGAGCAGAACGCCAACATCGACGCCCTCACCGGTTCGTTCAACCGTCGGTGGCTGGAGCACATCTACAATCGCGAAAGCACCCGCTGCGCCTTCAACGGTCAGCCGCTCGCGTTGCTGATGCTCGATGTCGACCAGTTCAAGGACTACAACGACAGGCACGGCCACCTGGCGGGTGATCACGCGCTTTGCCTGGTGGTCGACACGCTGGCTAAGTTGCTTCGCCCCGCCGACAGCCTGGTGCGCTACGGCGGCGAGGAGTTCGTCGTCCTGCTTCCGGATATGACGCTGAGCGACGCGCGCAACATCGGCGAGCGTCTGCGCCAGAGTATTGAAGCGATCAGCTCCTTTCGCTCTTCGCTCGGCACCTTACCTGGCGTGACCATCTCCATCGGTGTAGCGCCGATGCGGCCTGCGGACGATTTGAAGACGCTGATCCATGCCGCCGATCAGGCGCTGTACCAGGCCAAGGCACAGGGTCGAAATCGGGTGTGTGGCTGA
- the rhlB gene encoding ATP-dependent RNA helicase RhlB — translation MLKALKKIFGKGPAEQTVIQPVSHTATPVDSPRAPSVDTPADAPAPASTKPRRERSRKPEAPAAPAWKLEDFQVEPAEGKTRFHDFKLAPELMHAIHDLGFPYCTPIQAQVLGFTLKGRDAIGRAQTGTGKTAAFLISTITQLLQTPPPSDRYMGEPRALIIAPTRELVVQIANDALNLTKYTGLNVMSFVGGMDFEKQLKALESRYCDILVATPGRLLDFNQRGEVHLDMVEVLVLDEADRMLDMGFIPQVRQIIRQTPPKSERQTLLFSATFTEDVMNLAKQWTTDPAIVEIEAEHVASDTVEQHVYAVAGSDKYKLLYNLITQNDWTRVMVFANRKDEVRRIEERLTRDGISAVQMSGDVPQHKRIRALEGFREGKIRVMVATDVAGRGIHVDGISHVINFTLPEVPDDYVHRIGRTGRAGATGTSISFAGEDDAFALPAIEALLGRKISCEMPPAELLAPVPPKR, via the coding sequence GTGCTCAAAGCACTCAAGAAGATTTTTGGCAAAGGCCCGGCAGAGCAAACCGTCATCCAGCCCGTCAGCCACACCGCGACGCCTGTAGATTCCCCCCGCGCCCCTTCCGTCGACACGCCGGCTGATGCGCCTGCTCCGGCGTCGACCAAGCCCCGCCGAGAGCGTTCGCGCAAGCCCGAGGCCCCGGCCGCCCCCGCGTGGAAGCTGGAAGACTTTCAGGTCGAGCCAGCCGAGGGCAAGACGCGCTTCCATGATTTCAAGCTCGCCCCCGAGCTGATGCATGCCATCCATGACCTGGGCTTTCCCTATTGCACGCCGATTCAGGCGCAGGTGCTCGGTTTCACGCTCAAAGGCCGCGATGCCATAGGACGCGCCCAGACCGGTACCGGCAAAACCGCCGCCTTCCTGATTTCCACCATCACCCAACTGTTGCAGACGCCGCCGCCCAGCGATCGCTACATGGGCGAACCACGGGCACTGATCATCGCGCCCACGCGTGAACTGGTGGTGCAGATCGCGAACGATGCGCTGAACCTGACCAAGTACACCGGCCTCAACGTGATGAGCTTCGTCGGCGGCATGGATTTCGAGAAGCAGCTCAAGGCACTGGAAAGCCGTTATTGCGACATCCTGGTTGCTACGCCCGGGCGGCTGCTGGATTTCAACCAACGCGGCGAAGTGCACCTGGACATGGTAGAGGTGCTGGTGCTCGACGAAGCCGACCGCATGCTCGACATGGGCTTCATCCCCCAGGTGCGCCAGATCATTCGCCAGACGCCGCCAAAGAGCGAGCGTCAGACACTGCTGTTCTCCGCCACCTTCACCGAAGACGTCATGAACCTGGCCAAGCAATGGACAACCGACCCGGCGATCGTCGAGATCGAAGCCGAGCACGTGGCCAGCGACACCGTCGAGCAACACGTCTACGCCGTTGCCGGCAGTGACAAGTACAAGCTGCTGTACAACCTCATCACGCAGAACGACTGGACTCGGGTGATGGTGTTTGCCAACCGCAAGGATGAAGTGCGACGCATCGAAGAGCGCCTCACCCGCGACGGCATCAGCGCCGTGCAGATGTCCGGCGATGTCCCCCAGCACAAACGCATCCGCGCGCTGGAAGGCTTCCGCGAGGGCAAGATTCGCGTCATGGTGGCCACCGACGTTGCGGGTCGCGGGATTCACGTCGATGGCATCAGCCATGTGATCAACTTCACGCTACCGGAGGTCCCGGATGACTATGTGCACCGCATAGGCCGGACCGGCCGGGCCGGCGCCACAGGGACCTCGATCAGCTTCGCCGGCGAGGATGACGCCTTCGCGTTGCCGGCCATCGAAGCACTACTGGGCCGCAAGATCAGCTGCGAAATGCCACCAGCCGAGCTGCTGGCGCCCGTCCCGCCCAAGCGTTGA